Proteins encoded by one window of Enterococcus saccharolyticus subsp. saccharolyticus:
- a CDS encoding MarR family winged helix-turn-helix transcriptional regulator encodes MKQPSELDISVFTDIFSFMSQLVFQDLEVDLEDLKLTKMEMLIILIVATNEGISMTDLAQQVGTSKVQISRSITNLEKRQIVQRQHNQSNRRIVNVFTTKEGKALFAQKEEQVKHKLADTFSVLTKEDYDMVTSHLTGALEVLAKYKQMNVSRCKKPELLED; translated from the coding sequence ATGAAGCAACCATCAGAGCTTGATATTTCAGTATTTACGGATATTTTTTCTTTCATGAGTCAATTGGTTTTCCAAGATTTAGAAGTAGATTTAGAAGACTTAAAGTTAACGAAAATGGAAATGTTGATTATTTTAATTGTCGCTACGAATGAAGGGATTTCGATGACCGACTTAGCCCAACAAGTCGGTACCTCGAAAGTACAAATTAGTCGTTCCATTACGAACTTGGAAAAACGCCAAATTGTTCAACGTCAGCATAATCAAAGCAATCGCCGTATTGTGAATGTGTTTACCACGAAAGAAGGAAAAGCGTTGTTTGCTCAAAAAGAAGAACAAGTCAAACACAAACTTGCCGATACTTTTTCTGTTCTAACGAAAGAAGACTATGACATGGTGACCAGCCATTTGACCGGAGCTTTAGAAGTATTAGCGAAATACAAGCAAATGAATGTCTCAAGATGTAAAAAACCAGAGCTGTTAGAGGATTAA
- a CDS encoding glycoside hydrolase family 13 protein, giving the protein MEKQAILHKTKSNYAYAYDAQTLHFRLRSKRDDLTKVTLLIDHEDGWLPNEEGVWMWQKKQLPMRKEFSTELFDYWFVEAKPHNLKSRYGFLLEDEQTQVLFVERGFFSPEDDFIQNDINSYFSFPYIHENDIFTAPSWVKETVWYQIFPERFANGDVTNDPEKTHPWSNATTAILGEFEFYGGDLRGIIQKLPYLADLGISGIYLTPIFKSPTSHKYDTEDYFEIDPHFGTKEDLRELVDKAHQLGIRIMLDAVFNHIGWTSYQFKDAQEKGTASDYYDWFYFEGENYLNFSYHMPKLNTSHPAVIDYLIRVAQYWILEADIDGWRLDVANEVDHQFWKTFRKAVKEVKSDVYICGELWHDSQAWLNGDQFDGVMNYPLAKPIQEWIATERIDGHDFLEQFVHAYTRYPKNQNLGMMTLLDSHDTPRIMTSAQNDPRKVDMCFALLATTPGSICFYYGSEIYLQGEDDPDNRRCMNWEERPTSNLVQLTRLRKAHPTMGYAGDYDFLSVTANTIIFKKVSDNEILYFIFNTQGTNEVILPTEMQDQTFNECIQQQTVTLNKHLIVEEYSYLILKKE; this is encoded by the coding sequence GTGGAGAAGCAAGCAATTTTACACAAAACCAAAAGCAATTATGCCTACGCTTATGATGCACAGACACTTCATTTTCGTTTGCGTAGTAAGCGTGATGATTTAACGAAGGTAACCTTGTTAATCGATCATGAAGATGGATGGTTACCAAATGAAGAAGGTGTGTGGATGTGGCAAAAAAAACAGCTACCCATGCGCAAAGAGTTTTCAACTGAATTATTTGATTATTGGTTTGTCGAAGCAAAACCACATAATTTGAAATCAAGGTACGGGTTTCTTTTAGAAGATGAACAGACACAAGTCTTGTTTGTCGAACGTGGTTTCTTTTCGCCAGAAGATGACTTTATTCAAAATGATATTAATAGTTATTTTTCATTTCCTTATATCCATGAAAATGACATCTTTACAGCTCCATCATGGGTAAAAGAAACTGTCTGGTATCAAATTTTTCCTGAGCGTTTTGCCAATGGCGACGTGACCAATGATCCAGAAAAAACGCATCCTTGGTCAAACGCTACCACCGCTATTTTAGGAGAATTTGAGTTTTATGGTGGCGATTTACGAGGAATTATTCAAAAATTACCCTATCTCGCAGATTTAGGTATTTCTGGTATTTATTTAACGCCGATTTTTAAGTCGCCTACTTCACACAAATATGATACGGAAGACTATTTTGAAATTGACCCTCATTTTGGGACGAAAGAAGATTTACGAGAGTTAGTGGACAAAGCGCATCAATTAGGCATTCGGATTATGTTAGATGCGGTGTTTAATCATATTGGGTGGACATCGTATCAATTTAAAGATGCGCAAGAAAAAGGAACAGCATCTGACTATTATGATTGGTTTTATTTTGAAGGAGAAAATTATTTGAATTTCTCTTATCACATGCCGAAACTAAATACGAGTCATCCAGCAGTGATTGATTATTTGATTCGTGTTGCCCAATATTGGATTTTAGAAGCGGATATTGATGGTTGGCGTTTGGATGTTGCCAATGAAGTGGATCATCAATTTTGGAAAACATTCCGAAAAGCAGTCAAAGAAGTAAAATCGGATGTCTATATTTGTGGTGAGTTGTGGCATGATAGTCAAGCTTGGTTGAATGGGGATCAATTTGACGGCGTGATGAATTATCCGTTGGCCAAACCAATCCAAGAATGGATTGCGACTGAACGCATAGATGGTCATGATTTTTTGGAGCAATTTGTTCATGCCTATACACGCTATCCGAAAAATCAAAACTTGGGGATGATGACTTTATTGGATAGTCACGATACACCCAGAATTATGACAAGTGCACAAAATGATCCACGAAAAGTCGATATGTGTTTTGCTTTACTAGCAACAACGCCCGGGTCAATTTGTTTCTACTATGGCAGTGAAATTTACCTGCAAGGGGAAGATGATCCCGATAATCGTCGGTGCATGAATTGGGAAGAGCGTCCAACGAGTAATCTTGTACAATTGACACGTTTACGAAAAGCGCATCCAACGATGGGGTATGCAGGGGACTATGATTTTTTAAGTGTTACAGCCAATACCATCATCTTTAAGAAAGTCTCTGACAACGAAATACTTTATTTCATTTTCAATACGCAAGGAACCAATGAGGTCATTTTACCAACAGAAATGCAAGATCAAACATTTAACGAGTGCATTCAGCAACAAACAGTTACCTTAAACAAACACTTGATAGTCGAAGAATACAGTTACTTAATATTGAAAAAAGAGTAA
- a CDS encoding sugar ABC transporter permease, which produces MEAKKKNKSYKSSQRISLTGSYILLIVMSIVWMFPIVWIVLSSFRAEGGAFVPYIIPKSFTLDNYKILLSNSTGSFPFVRWFLNTLFIATISCILSTFITIAMAYALSRLRFRMRKPILKIALVLNMFPGFMSMFAIYYILKALDLTQTKFALILVYSAGAALGFYIAKGFFDTIPMALDESAMIDGANKWQIFTKITLPLSKPMIVYTSLMSFMGPWMDFIFAKVIMGDKVENYTVAIGLFSMMTKTTANSLFMSFTAGCVLIAIPITILFIIMQRFYVAGITSGSVKE; this is translated from the coding sequence ATGGAAGCAAAAAAGAAAAATAAAAGCTATAAATCAAGTCAACGAATTTCCTTAACTGGAAGTTATATCTTATTAATCGTCATGTCTATTGTCTGGATGTTCCCGATTGTTTGGATTGTACTATCTAGTTTCCGTGCAGAAGGTGGTGCGTTTGTTCCTTATATCATCCCTAAATCATTCACACTTGATAACTATAAAATTTTATTGAGTAATTCAACGGGAAGTTTCCCCTTTGTACGTTGGTTCTTAAACACTTTGTTTATCGCTACCATTAGCTGTATTTTATCAACGTTCATTACGATTGCGATGGCCTATGCTCTTTCTCGTTTACGTTTCAGAATGCGTAAACCAATCTTGAAAATCGCCTTAGTTTTAAACATGTTCCCAGGATTTATGAGTATGTTTGCGATCTACTATATTTTAAAAGCGTTAGATTTAACACAAACAAAATTTGCGTTGATCCTCGTTTACTCTGCAGGGGCAGCACTTGGTTTTTATATCGCCAAAGGGTTCTTTGATACTATTCCAATGGCATTAGATGAATCTGCAATGATTGACGGTGCCAATAAATGGCAAATCTTTACCAAAATCACTTTGCCGTTATCCAAACCAATGATTGTTTATACGTCTTTAATGTCCTTTATGGGTCCTTGGATGGACTTCATATTCGCCAAAGTAATTATGGGTGATAAAGTCGAAAACTACACGGTTGCGATTGGGTTGTTCTCAATGATGACTAAAACAACTGCGAATTCCTTATTTATGTCATTTACCGCAGGCTGTGTCTTGATTGCTATTCCAATTACCATTTTATTTATCATCATGCAACGTTTCTATGTTGCCGGTATTACTTCTGGTTCAGTAAAAGAATAA
- a CDS encoding carbohydrate ABC transporter permease: MFNKKKYEQKTTFRELFKKGDAMTKLSFVIMGSANLANKQWLKGLFFLGTQVAFLFWLIRNGLTALSMLSTLGTQEQGLVMDKKLGIPVLQEGDNSMLILLFGIAAILLCILMIVLYIVNLKSARHLYELKQAGQKAPTTMEDLSSLLNERFHATLMTIPLLGVLFFTILPLIYMISIAFTNYDHNHLPPKNLFTWVGFSNFANVLNGKMAATFFPVLSWTLIWAVIATATCFFFGVLLALLINRKGIKFKGLWRTIFVITLAVPQFVSLLIMRNLLNGAGPINATLMSWGLIDTAIPFLTDPLWAKISVIFVNMWIGLPATMLVSTGIIQNLPEDQIEAARIDGANAFQIFRNITFPQILFVMTPALIQQFIGNINNFNVIFLLTGGGPTNSDFYGAGSTDLLVTWLYNLTLNTMDYNLASVIGILIFILSAVFSLIAYTRTNSFKEG, from the coding sequence ATGTTTAACAAAAAAAAATATGAACAGAAAACAACCTTTCGTGAGTTATTCAAAAAAGGCGATGCAATGACAAAATTGTCATTTGTTATTATGGGATCTGCAAACTTGGCCAATAAACAATGGCTTAAAGGATTGTTTTTCCTAGGGACACAAGTTGCTTTTCTTTTTTGGTTAATTCGCAACGGATTAACAGCATTAAGTATGCTATCAACATTAGGAACACAAGAACAAGGGTTAGTCATGGATAAGAAGTTAGGAATTCCTGTGCTTCAAGAAGGCGACAACTCCATGCTTATCTTATTATTTGGGATTGCAGCTATTTTACTTTGTATTTTAATGATTGTTCTTTATATCGTGAATCTAAAAAGTGCGCGTCATCTTTATGAATTGAAACAAGCAGGACAAAAAGCACCTACAACAATGGAAGACTTATCTAGTTTGTTAAATGAACGTTTCCATGCAACTTTGATGACCATTCCATTATTAGGTGTTTTGTTCTTTACTATTCTACCGTTAATTTATATGATTTCTATCGCATTTACAAACTACGATCATAACCATCTACCACCGAAGAATCTATTCACATGGGTTGGTTTTTCAAACTTTGCCAATGTTTTAAATGGAAAAATGGCAGCAACCTTCTTCCCTGTTCTTAGTTGGACATTAATTTGGGCAGTCATTGCAACAGCTACTTGTTTCTTCTTTGGTGTCTTATTAGCATTATTAATCAATCGAAAAGGCATTAAATTTAAAGGACTTTGGCGAACAATTTTTGTGATTACCTTAGCTGTACCACAATTCGTTTCATTGTTAATTATGCGTAACTTATTAAATGGTGCTGGCCCGATTAATGCAACGTTGATGAGTTGGGGACTAATCGATACCGCGATTCCTTTCTTAACAGATCCGTTATGGGCAAAAATTTCTGTTATCTTTGTAAACATGTGGATTGGCTTGCCAGCAACAATGTTAGTTTCTACAGGGATTATTCAAAATCTACCGGAAGATCAAATTGAAGCAGCACGCATTGATGGTGCAAATGCCTTCCAAATTTTTAGAAACATTACGTTCCCACAAATTTTGTTCGTTATGACCCCTGCTCTAATTCAACAGTTTATTGGAAATATCAATAACTTTAATGTTATTTTCCTATTAACAGGCGGCGGACCAACAAATTCTGATTTTTATGGAGCAGGATCAACCGATTTACTGGTAACTTGGTTATATAACTTAACCTTGAATACGATGGACTACAACTTGGCTTCAGTTATCGGTATCTTAATCTTTATCCTCTCTGCAGTATTTAGTTTAATTGCCTACACTCGAACAAATTCATTTAAGGAGGGCTAA
- a CDS encoding extracellular solute-binding protein codes for MKTNWKKYVTSGLMLGTAVLLTACGGGNSSDKQEDANASSNEEPKVEGNVKLWVDRDFLPAYKEIIADFEKEYPDVKVELTEGTSTDAQKDVSKDPKAAADVFMMPHDQLGQMAEAGLIYPNTKYADDVKENNVESAIEGASWKGELYGYPYGVESQFLYYNKSKLSEDDVKTWESLTSKGKLGANFGEAGANYVFAPLFMSNGLHLYGENGEDSKGTDFNTEPGIQVMQWIADQKNNPGVVQSNAETLASLQSGKIDAFLSGPWSKNDVIKAIGDDMAVAAYPTVDFGNGPVQQKAFMGVRLFAVNQQTEAPLAAMALADYISNESSQLTVFESNGIVPSNKAAQESDAVKADAVSTAVVEMTQPTHTVVMPKIPEIVSFWPAMDAVINDTYKGKIKPADFQSKLDKLINDVGTPAE; via the coding sequence ATGAAGACAAATTGGAAAAAATATGTGACAAGTGGGCTAATGTTAGGAACTGCTGTATTATTGACAGCCTGTGGAGGTGGCAATTCATCTGATAAGCAAGAAGATGCAAACGCTTCATCAAATGAAGAACCTAAAGTTGAAGGAAATGTAAAACTTTGGGTAGACCGTGACTTCCTTCCTGCATATAAAGAAATCATTGCTGATTTTGAGAAAGAATATCCAGATGTAAAAGTTGAATTGACAGAAGGTACTTCTACTGATGCTCAAAAAGATGTATCCAAAGATCCTAAAGCAGCAGCCGACGTATTTATGATGCCACACGATCAATTAGGACAAATGGCTGAAGCTGGCTTAATTTATCCAAACACTAAATACGCAGATGATGTCAAAGAAAATAACGTTGAATCAGCCATTGAAGGTGCTTCTTGGAAAGGTGAACTTTACGGTTATCCTTATGGTGTAGAGTCACAATTCCTTTACTATAATAAATCAAAATTATCTGAAGATGATGTAAAAACTTGGGAAAGCCTAACATCTAAAGGTAAATTAGGCGCAAACTTTGGAGAAGCTGGTGCCAATTATGTCTTCGCTCCATTATTTATGAGTAACGGTTTACACTTATACGGTGAAAATGGTGAAGATTCAAAAGGAACAGACTTTAATACAGAACCTGGTATTCAAGTTATGCAATGGATTGCTGATCAAAAAAATAATCCTGGGGTTGTTCAATCAAACGCTGAAACTTTAGCAAGCTTACAATCTGGTAAAATTGATGCCTTCTTATCTGGTCCTTGGTCTAAAAATGACGTTATCAAAGCAATTGGCGATGATATGGCAGTAGCTGCTTACCCAACTGTTGACTTTGGTAATGGTCCAGTACAACAAAAAGCCTTCATGGGTGTAAGATTATTTGCTGTAAACCAACAAACAGAAGCTCCTTTAGCAGCAATGGCGTTAGCTGACTATATCAGTAATGAAAGCTCACAACTTACTGTCTTTGAAAGCAACGGAATCGTTCCTTCAAACAAAGCAGCTCAAGAAAGTGACGCTGTCAAAGCAGATGCTGTCTCTACTGCTGTAGTTGAAATGACTCAACCAACACACACCGTGGTAATGCCTAAAATTCCTGAAATCGTATCATTCTGGCCAGCAATGGATGCGGTTATTAACGATACTTACAAAGGAAAAATCAAACCAGCTGATTTCCAATCTAAATTAGATAAATTAATCAATGATGTAGGTACGCCAGCAGAATAA
- a CDS encoding glycoside hydrolase family 13 protein: protein MNTAAIYHRPESEFAYLYDEKTMHVRLRTARGDVREVSLLHGDPYLLDKEKWHQKPLRMTLLMSTDLYDYWFVEVTAPYKRLSYAFSLVGVDGLPVFYGDHGVYPLADEFLTMPNNYFRMPFFQEIDRFKAPEWVKETVWYQIFPERFANGDKSNDPKGTLPWGSQDPDYQDFFGGDLQGVIDHLDYLEDLGINGLYFCPIFEAYSNHKYDTIDYLKIDPAFGDAETFKKLVDECHRRGIKIMLDAVFNHMGDTSPQWKDVLENGEKSKYADWFHVNEFPASYKEGTFFEEATDITYDVFAFTPHMPKLNTANPEVQEHLLAIARYWIEEFDIDAWRLDVANEVDHAFWKKFRQVCDEAKDDFYILGEIWHSSQSWLQGDEFHAVMNYAFTDAIMGYFVKNELSMSKMVSEMNNQLMLYRDQTNQMQFNVLDSHDTPRLLTETKEDKDLMKQVMAFTYIQPGVPCLYYGDEVGMTGKMDPDCRKCMVWEAEKQDLNLHQFTKELIGVRKTNQKILSEGSIHWKQVSEDSGVIVFERKLDGEILTGIFNTGTQEVRAEKAGEVILSNLVTVSDTTVEVSPKGFALFIEK from the coding sequence ATGAATACAGCAGCTATTTATCATCGTCCAGAAAGTGAATTTGCTTATCTATATGACGAAAAAACAATGCACGTCCGTTTAAGAACCGCTCGAGGAGATGTTCGCGAGGTTTCGCTTTTACATGGTGATCCTTATTTATTAGATAAAGAAAAGTGGCATCAAAAACCATTACGAATGACTTTACTGATGTCGACGGATTTATATGACTATTGGTTTGTTGAAGTTACTGCGCCATATAAACGTTTGTCTTATGCGTTCTCACTAGTTGGTGTGGATGGCTTACCCGTCTTTTATGGCGATCATGGCGTGTATCCTTTAGCAGATGAATTTTTAACAATGCCAAACAATTATTTCAGAATGCCTTTCTTCCAAGAAATTGATCGTTTTAAGGCACCGGAGTGGGTGAAGGAAACGGTTTGGTATCAAATCTTCCCTGAACGGTTTGCCAATGGCGATAAGAGCAATGATCCAAAAGGGACGTTACCGTGGGGCTCACAAGATCCAGATTACCAAGATTTCTTTGGTGGGGATTTACAAGGTGTGATTGATCATTTAGATTACTTAGAAGATTTAGGCATTAATGGTTTGTATTTCTGCCCAATTTTTGAAGCGTATTCAAATCATAAATATGATACGATCGATTATTTGAAAATCGATCCGGCTTTTGGCGATGCGGAAACGTTTAAAAAATTAGTTGATGAATGTCATCGACGTGGGATTAAAATTATGTTGGATGCTGTTTTCAATCATATGGGGGATACGTCACCACAGTGGAAAGATGTTTTAGAAAATGGCGAAAAATCAAAATATGCAGATTGGTTCCATGTCAATGAATTTCCAGCAAGCTATAAAGAAGGAACATTCTTTGAAGAAGCAACAGATATTACGTATGATGTGTTTGCTTTTACACCCCATATGCCGAAATTAAATACAGCTAATCCAGAAGTACAAGAACATCTCTTGGCTATTGCTCGTTATTGGATTGAAGAATTTGATATTGATGCTTGGCGTTTAGATGTTGCCAATGAAGTCGATCATGCGTTTTGGAAAAAGTTCCGTCAAGTTTGTGATGAGGCCAAGGATGATTTCTATATTTTAGGTGAAATTTGGCATTCTTCTCAAAGCTGGTTGCAAGGCGATGAATTCCATGCGGTGATGAATTATGCTTTCACAGATGCCATTATGGGATATTTTGTTAAAAACGAATTAAGCATGAGTAAAATGGTTTCTGAAATGAACAATCAATTGATGCTTTATCGTGACCAAACCAATCAAATGCAATTTAATGTCTTGGATTCACATGATACGCCACGTCTACTAACCGAGACAAAAGAAGATAAAGACTTAATGAAACAAGTGATGGCATTTACGTATATTCAACCGGGTGTACCATGTCTTTATTATGGGGATGAAGTCGGCATGACTGGTAAAATGGATCCAGATTGTCGTAAATGTATGGTATGGGAAGCAGAAAAACAAGATTTAAACTTGCATCAATTTACGAAAGAATTAATTGGTGTTCGTAAAACCAATCAAAAAATTCTTTCAGAAGGAAGCATTCATTGGAAACAAGTTTCGGAAGATTCCGGTGTGATTGTTTTTGAACGTAAATTAGATGGTGAGATTCTAACAGGAATTTTCAACACCGGCACACAAGAGGTACGTGCAGAAAAAGCAGGGGAAGTCATTTTAAGTAACTTAGTCACTGTATCTGACACGACTGTGGAAGTTTCACCAAAAGGATTCGCATTATTCATCGAAAAATAA
- a CDS encoding aspartate-semialdehyde dehydrogenase translates to MESGYRIAVVGATGAVGTKMIEMLEQTVLPIKEVKLLASKRSAGKKATFKGEELVIEELVPESFENIDIALFSAGGGISKQFAPEAVKRGAVVVDNTSHFRMDPEVPLVVPEVNKEALKKHKGIIANPNCSTIQMMVALEPIRQKAGLDRVIVSTYQAVSGAGASAIRELEEQTQAYLNGTPVEELKAEILPCGGDKKHYPLAFNALPQIDVFAEEGYTYEEWKMIRETKKIMEDDAIKVSATCVRIPVASGHSESVYIETKNALTVAEIRDLMETAPGIVLEDDPSQQIYPQALNSIGKKETFVGRIRKDVDVDNGFHLWVVSDNLLKGAAWNSVQIAETLHEMDLVRV, encoded by the coding sequence ATGGAGTCAGGATATCGTATTGCGGTGGTAGGAGCTACTGGTGCAGTAGGAACAAAAATGATTGAAATGTTGGAGCAAACTGTGCTACCTATTAAAGAGGTAAAATTATTAGCATCTAAGCGCTCAGCTGGCAAAAAAGCAACATTCAAAGGAGAAGAACTAGTTATTGAAGAATTAGTTCCAGAGTCATTTGAAAATATTGACATCGCCTTGTTCAGTGCAGGTGGTGGCATTTCAAAACAATTCGCCCCTGAAGCAGTGAAACGTGGTGCTGTTGTGGTGGACAATACCAGCCATTTCCGTATGGACCCTGAAGTGCCATTAGTGGTACCTGAAGTAAATAAAGAAGCCTTGAAAAAACATAAAGGCATTATTGCGAATCCAAACTGTTCAACGATTCAAATGATGGTAGCATTAGAACCCATTCGCCAAAAAGCTGGTTTGGATCGCGTGATTGTTTCTACGTATCAAGCCGTTTCTGGTGCAGGTGCAAGTGCAATCCGTGAATTGGAAGAGCAAACACAAGCGTATCTAAATGGTACACCAGTAGAAGAATTAAAAGCTGAGATTTTACCTTGCGGAGGCGATAAAAAACATTATCCATTGGCATTTAATGCCTTGCCACAAATTGATGTATTCGCTGAAGAAGGATACACGTATGAAGAGTGGAAAATGATTCGTGAAACGAAAAAAATTATGGAAGATGACGCAATTAAAGTTTCTGCAACGTGTGTTCGTATTCCTGTTGCTAGTGGTCATTCAGAATCTGTTTATATTGAAACAAAAAACGCGTTAACCGTAGCAGAGATCCGTGATTTAATGGAAACAGCACCAGGAATTGTCTTAGAAGATGACCCAAGTCAACAAATCTATCCACAAGCATTGAATAGCATCGGCAAAAAAGAAACGTTTGTAGGTCGTATTCGTAAAGATGTGGATGTCGATAATGGTTTCCATTTATGGGTGGTATCAGACAACTTATTAAAAGGTGCCGCATGGAATTCTGTGCAAATTGCTGAAACATTGCATGAAATGGATTTAGTCCGTGTCTAA
- a CDS encoding alpha/beta hydrolase: MTEILTLSNGCQIAQTTSGNGEKYLLYLHGGGFVYGSKNDLPQALAQPFLEAGYTILAMDYLLAPNHSLKDILTSIYDSFAELKATVINDAPFSFCGRSAGGYAILALTAHLLQTNAPLPERLIQFYGYYDLAFIQDKRKLTTTTITSEMIATIDQTQPVWDDPLLQRYVLYMYGVQQQTLTDYYRVTEQTKEDFTISDELFKHYPPTFSTASTTDAEVPFKYSKSLKRLIPACKFVPVYDLEHDFLKQPENEQVQKVFQQLTTWLNT, from the coding sequence ATGACTGAAATTCTCACATTGAGCAACGGGTGTCAAATCGCTCAAACAACTAGTGGTAACGGTGAAAAGTATCTACTTTATTTGCATGGTGGCGGTTTTGTCTATGGTAGTAAAAATGATTTACCGCAAGCCTTAGCTCAACCATTTTTAGAAGCGGGCTATACGATTTTAGCAATGGATTACTTGTTAGCGCCGAATCATTCGTTGAAAGATATTTTAACCAGCATTTACGATTCATTTGCGGAACTGAAAGCAACAGTTATCAATGATGCCCCGTTTAGTTTTTGTGGTCGCTCAGCAGGAGGATATGCGATTTTAGCACTAACCGCCCATTTACTCCAAACGAATGCCCCATTACCGGAACGATTAATTCAATTTTATGGCTATTATGATTTAGCCTTTATTCAAGATAAACGGAAATTAACCACAACTACGATTACATCAGAAATGATTGCTACGATTGATCAAACACAACCGGTTTGGGATGATCCATTATTACAACGATACGTCTTATATATGTATGGTGTGCAGCAACAAACATTAACTGATTATTATCGTGTAACAGAACAAACCAAAGAAGATTTCACTATTTCTGATGAATTATTCAAACATTACCCACCTACTTTTAGTACCGCTAGCACAACAGATGCGGAAGTTCCGTTTAAATACAGCAAATCATTGAAGCGTTTAATACCTGCTTGTAAATTTGTACCTGTCTATGATTTAGAACATGATTTTCTAAAACAACCAGAAAACGAACAAGTCCAAAAAGTCTTTCAACAATTGACCACTTGGCTGAACACATAA